The following coding sequences lie in one Lelliottia jeotgali genomic window:
- a CDS encoding Malonate decarboxylase alpha subunit — translation MLSGQTPARVWNTRRTEKARRLASVPVQGKVLPTDDLVAMLEKLIAPGDKVVLEGNNQKQADFLSRSLAEVNPQIVHDLHMIMPSVGRSEHLDIFEKGIARKLDFSFSGTQSLRISQLLEDGQLEIGAIHTYIELYSRLYVDLSPNVALIAGFKADRKGNLYTGASTEDTPALVEAAAFHDGIVIAQVNELVDDECDLPRVDIPGSWIDYVVVADKPFFIEPLFTRDPRLIKQEHILMAMMAIKGIYAEHQVQSLNHGIGFNTAAIELLLPTYGEQLGLKGKICKHWTLNPHPTLIPAIESGWVESVHCFGGELGMEEYIRARPDVFFTGADGSMRSNRAFCQLAGQYAVDMFIGSTLQVDGYANSSTVTRGRLSGFGGAPNMGHDPHGRRHATPAWLNMITEPDPMQRGKKLVVQMVETFQAGVKPTFVEKLDAVEVAKSSGMPLAPVMIYGDDVTHVLTEEGIAYLYRAENLEERRAMVAAVAGITDIGLGVDAKRVAALRQSGKVVYPEDMGIRRTDATRSLLAASSVSDLVEWSGGLYNPPAKFRSW, via the coding sequence TGTCTGGAACACGCGACGCACTGAAAAAGCGCGCCGCCTGGCTTCTGTCCCGGTGCAAGGCAAGGTTCTGCCAACCGACGATCTTGTCGCCATGCTGGAAAAACTGATTGCGCCGGGCGACAAAGTCGTTCTGGAAGGCAACAACCAAAAGCAGGCCGATTTTCTGTCCCGCTCTCTGGCCGAAGTGAATCCGCAAATCGTTCACGACCTGCATATGATCATGCCAAGCGTCGGTCGCAGCGAACATCTCGACATCTTTGAAAAGGGCATCGCCCGCAAGCTCGATTTCTCTTTCTCCGGTACCCAAAGCCTGCGTATTTCGCAGCTGCTGGAAGACGGTCAGCTCGAAATCGGCGCCATCCACACTTACATCGAGCTTTACTCCCGCCTGTACGTCGATCTTTCGCCAAACGTGGCGCTGATTGCCGGGTTTAAAGCTGACCGAAAAGGCAACCTTTACACCGGAGCGAGCACCGAAGACACCCCAGCGCTGGTTGAAGCCGCTGCGTTCCACGACGGGATCGTCATCGCCCAGGTGAATGAGCTGGTGGATGATGAATGCGATCTGCCGCGCGTGGATATTCCGGGCTCGTGGATTGATTACGTGGTGGTGGCCGATAAGCCGTTCTTCATCGAACCCCTCTTTACCCGCGACCCGCGCCTCATCAAGCAAGAACATATCCTGATGGCGATGATGGCGATTAAAGGCATCTACGCGGAACACCAGGTGCAGTCCCTGAACCACGGCATCGGTTTTAATACCGCCGCGATTGAGCTGCTGTTGCCTACTTACGGCGAACAGCTCGGCCTGAAAGGCAAAATCTGTAAACACTGGACCCTGAACCCGCACCCGACGCTGATCCCGGCGATTGAAAGCGGCTGGGTCGAGAGCGTGCACTGCTTCGGCGGCGAACTGGGGATGGAAGAGTACATCCGCGCTCGCCCGGACGTGTTCTTTACCGGTGCCGACGGCTCGATGCGCTCTAACCGCGCGTTCTGCCAGCTGGCGGGCCAGTATGCGGTCGACATGTTTATCGGTTCGACTTTACAGGTGGACGGCTACGCCAACTCCTCGACCGTGACCCGTGGTCGTCTGTCGGGCTTCGGCGGCGCGCCAAATATGGGCCACGATCCGCACGGTCGTCGTCACGCCACACCGGCCTGGCTGAACATGATTACCGAACCGGATCCGATGCAGCGCGGTAAAAAGCTTGTGGTGCAGATGGTCGAAACCTTCCAGGCGGGCGTGAAACCGACCTTCGTGGAAAAACTCGATGCTGTTGAAGTCGCGAAATCCTCAGGGATGCCGCTGGCACCGGTGATGATCTACGGCGATGACGTGACCCACGTACTGACCGAAGAGGGGATTGCGTACCTCTATCGCGCCGAAAATCTCGAAGAGCGCCGCGCGATGGTCGCCGCGGTTGCCGGGATCACCGACATCGGTCTGGGTGTGGACGCCAAACGCGTCGCTGCACTGCGCCAGAGCGGCAAAGTGGTTTACCCGGAAGATATGGGCATTCGTCGAACCGACGCCACCCGCTCGCTGCTGGCAGCCAGCAGTGTGTCTGACCTCGTTGAATGGTCAGGTGGTCTTTATAACCCACCTGCGAAATTCCGGAGCTGGTAA